TGCTTCTTTAGATCTGGATTCACGCTCACCTGGATGTCTCCGGTCTTGCCATTTTCTTTTCTAGGATTTTCCGCCATCTTACCCGACCATTCACATAACATTTTATACGATGACGAACGTTTTTTAGCAGTCTTTTTTTACAGGCGAGCAAAGTGTTTCAGCGATTTGAACGGCATTCCAAGCCGCGCCTTTGAGTAGCTGGTCTCCACTCACAAATAGAGCCAGGCCATTTGTGGTAGTAGGGTCTTTGCGAACCCTGCCCACTAAAACATCGAGCTTCCCGGTGGCTTCTAGCGGCATGGGGAAGTGATTGGCTGCTGCATCATCTATGACTTCAACGCCTGGGGCATCCTCAAGTAGTTTAGCGGCCTCCTCTGGAGAAAGAGGGTTTTCCAGAGTGAGATTGATTGACTCAGAATGCGCGCGTAAAACAGGAACTCGTATACAAGTCGCAGAGATGGGCATATCAGGTGCATGGAAAATTTTCTGAACCTCAGCCACGATTTTATTTTCCTCTCCGTTATACCCATTTTCTTCAATTGTGGAGTTGTGAGAAAAGACGTTAAAAGCAATTTGATGCGGGAATGCTTCTTTCTTAAGAGATTCTCCCTTCGCAAAATCACGGCATTGTTCTTCAAGCTCTTGCATGGCCTGCGCCCCTGCTCCACTAGCAGACTGATAGGTAGAAACGATCATACTTTTGACCTTAGCAGCCCGATGAATAGGCGCGATGGCTACACCCAGGATGGCTGCGCAACAATTTGGATTGGCAATAATACCCTTATGCTTCTCCAGATCCTCAGGGTTTACTTCA
The DNA window shown above is from Verrucomicrobiota bacterium and carries:
- a CDS encoding aspartate-semialdehyde dehydrogenase, whose translation is MSDKCFRVAVIGATGAVGQEILRVLERRNFPVEKIKLLASERSAGKELDFQGRAHKVEAVSGESFRDIDYAFFSAGATRSREFVPAAVSAGAVVIDNSSAYRMDPSIPLVIPEVNPEDLEKHKGIIANPNCCAAILGVAIAPIHRAAKVKSMIVSTYQSASGAGAQAMQELEEQCRDFAKGESLKKEAFPHQIAFNVFSHNSTIEENGYNGEENKIVAEVQKIFHAPDMPISATCIRVPVLRAHSESINLTLENPLSPEEAAKLLEDAPGVEVIDDAAANHFPMPLEATGKLDVLVGRVRKDPTTTNGLALFVSGDQLLKGAAWNAVQIAETLCSPVKKDC